A part of Leishmania major strain Friedlin complete genome, chromosome 11 genomic DNA contains:
- a CDS encoding putative zinc finger domain protein, whose amino-acid sequence MDLASRSNLEASGRDDACVVANVLAPPPKVDAAGGNVMEADHGAADDDHGFESRSEQPLASCCVDTRRYPDSWRHTRPRRYAFERPLHSYQIAGQMYCLVVIILFWSSVFAAYVLLYTQDKQDCLAELVAFATLFGAGVVCVYIFFFWLSFKDCTDRSNSGELCMFCRRRTHVDSKHCKACNKCVEGFDHHCKWLNVCVGRENYIAFFCFVSGSVFTSFTALGSVICLLARWWHVLAERHSAYFRAGPVVLCFVLLVGIVPILHLFGFHIYLHFILRTTTYQHIVGKREETFQIPAEGAASTKTSCCCC is encoded by the coding sequence ATGGACCTGGCGAGCCGAAGCAATCTCGAGGCGAGCGGCAGGGATGATGCCTGTGTTGTGGCAAACGTgctggcaccgccgccaaagGTCGATGCCGCCGGAGGAAATGTGATGGAGGCCGACCACGGCGCCGCGGACGACGATCACGGCTTCGAATCTCGCTCAGAGCAGCCGCTGGCCTCGTGCTGTGTGGACACGCGTCGTTACCCGGACAGCTGGCGACATacacggccgcggcgctaTGCCTTTGAACGACCGCTGCACTCCTACCAGATTGCCGGCCAGATGTACTGCCTGGTGGTCATCATATTGTTTTGGTCTAGCGTGTTTGCAGCCTACGTACTGCTCTACACCCAGGACAAGCAGGACTGCCTGGCTGAGCTCGTGGCGTTCGCGACGCTCTTTGGAGCGGGcgtcgtgtgcgtgtacatCTTCTTTTTCTGGCTCTCTTTCAAGGACTGCACGGACCGCAGCAACTCGGGTGAGCTGTGCATGttctgccgccgtcgcacgcATGTGGACTCCAAGCACTGCAAGGCGTGCAACAAGTGCGTGGAGGGATTCGACCACCACTGCAAGTGGCTGAACGTGTGCGTCGGGAGGGAGAACTACATCGCGTTTTTCTGCTTCGTGAGCGGAAGCGTGTTCACCAGCTTCACGGCTCTTGGCAGCGTCATCTGCTTGCttgcgcggtggtggcatgTTCTCGCGGAGCGCCACAGCGCCTACTTTCGCGCGGGCCCGGTTGTGCTGTGCTTCGTGCTCCTCGTCGGCATCGTTCCCATTCTGCACTTGTTCGGATTTCACATCTACTTACATTTTATACTGAGGACAACAACGTATCAGCACATTGTAGGCAAGCGCGAGGAGACCTTCCAGATCCCGGCCGAGGGGGCAGCCTCAACGAAGACaagctgttgctgctgctag